A single Oncorhynchus nerka isolate Pitt River linkage group LG10, Oner_Uvic_2.0, whole genome shotgun sequence DNA region contains:
- the LOC115136436 gene encoding gap junction delta-2 protein-like, which yields MGDWSILGRFLTEVQNHSTVIGKIWLTMLLIFRILLVTLVGDAVYSDEQSKFTCNTLQPGCNNVCYDTFAPVSHLRFWVFQIVLVSTPSIFYIVYVLHKIAKDEKLEPEKIHEVAKPPPARESLKHVGVEDGESLEASNRSFNPCYEKEWGAREGGYVEQSLLEEDLREVGKDPTELSSQVLLTYIIHVVLRSIMEIAFLVGQYYLFGFEVPQLFRCETYPCPNWTDCFVSRATEKTIFLNFMFSISLGCFILNIVELHYLGWVYIFRVLCSACSTCCEPERDPVELVDLYHNHNPLLLQLKHSLRGRVVLQTSPPMSQEKSSGVLPTHTPAISFETDSTVECTSKRSPDEKERTKAKLANITKIGRGKKSWL from the coding sequence ATGGGAGACTGGTCCATTCTTGGTCGCTTCTTAACGGAGGTTCAGAACCACTCCACGGTGATCGGCAAGATCTGGCTGACCATGCTCCTCATCTTCCGCATCCTGCTGGTGACCCTGGTGGGGGACGCAGTGTACAGCGATGAGCAGTCCAAGTTCACCTGCAACACCCTGCAGCCTGGTTGCAACAACGTCTGCTACGAcaccttcgccccagtctcacACCTGCGTTTCTGGGTCTTCCAGATAGTGCTCGTCTCCACACCGTCTATCTTCTACATTGTCTATGTGTTGCACAAGATAGCCAAGGATGAGAAGTTAGAGCCTGAGAAGATCCATGAGGTCGCCAAGCCTCCTCCTGCACGTGAAAGTCTCAAACAtgtaggggtggaggatggggaatCCCTGGAGGCCAGCAACCGCTCCTTCAACCCCTGCTATGAGAAGGAGTGGGGCGCCCGGGAGGGGGGGTATGTGGAGCAGAGCCTGCTGGAGGAGGACTTGAGGGAGGTGGGGAAGGATCCCACCGAGCTGTCCAGCCAAGTGCTGCTGACCTACATCATTCACGTGGTGCTGCGCTCCATCATGGAGATAGCCTTCCTAGTGGGCCAGTACTACCTGTTTGGCTTTGAAGTGCCTCAACTGTTCCGCTGTGAGACCTACCCCTGTCCTAACTGGACTGACTGTTTTGTGTCTCGTGCCACGGAGAAGACCATCTTCCTCAACTTCATGTTCAGCATCAGCCTGGGATGCTTCATCCTGAACATTGTGGAGCTGCACTACCTGGGCTGGGTCTATATTTTCCGTGTGCTGTGCTCTGCCTGCTCTACATGCTGCGAGCCAGAGAGGGACCCTGTGGAACTTGTGGACCTGTATCACAACCACAACCCTCTGCTGCTGCAGCTCAAACACTCCCTACGAGGCAGGGTGGTCCTGCAGACCTCCCCTCCCATGTCCCAGGAGAAGAGCAGTGGTGTGTTGCCCACCCACACCCCAGCCATCTCCTTTGAGACTGACTCCACAGTAGAGTGCACCTCCAAGAGAAGCCCAGATGAGAAAGAACGCACTAAGGCCAAACTGGCCAACATAACTAAAATAGGCAGAGGCAAGAAATCCTGGCTGTGA